The proteins below come from a single bacterium genomic window:
- a CDS encoding NAD(P)/FAD-dependent oxidoreductase, translating into WAGIGGPWPLAELHSCAQARVVGLQPEPKPLVEFHLGEAVAPGGYAWCFPLGGGRANVGVAVDPSRGGVEGARLHLERFLARRMPEAGVVEFAAGSIPAPSKPKRLVADGFLVVGDAAGHTEPLSGGGIANALQGAELAAEVLADALAAGDVSAGRLEEYPRRWASTVGRSLRRYARLRRLYLRLEDQDFNEILRIMNDQLERWREGKRTSMVALLAGVVTRSPRLLAKLRFLL; encoded by the coding sequence CTGGGCGGGGATCGGCGGGCCCTGGCCGCTCGCGGAATTGCACAGCTGCGCCCAGGCCCGGGTGGTCGGTCTGCAACCGGAACCCAAGCCGCTGGTGGAGTTCCACCTCGGCGAGGCCGTCGCGCCGGGGGGGTACGCCTGGTGCTTCCCCCTGGGCGGCGGGCGGGCCAACGTCGGAGTCGCCGTTGACCCGTCGCGCGGGGGCGTCGAGGGCGCGAGGCTGCACCTGGAGCGGTTTCTCGCGCGGAGGATGCCGGAGGCCGGGGTGGTCGAATTCGCGGCCGGCTCCATCCCCGCGCCGTCGAAGCCGAAAAGGCTCGTCGCCGACGGTTTTCTGGTCGTGGGGGACGCGGCGGGCCACACCGAGCCGCTTTCCGGTGGCGGTATCGCCAACGCCCTCCAGGGGGCCGAGCTGGCGGCCGAGGTCCTGGCCGACGCCCTGGCCGCGGGCGATGTCTCGGCCGGACGGCTGGAGGAGTACCCGCGGCGCTGGGCGTCCACGGTGGGCCGCAGCCTGCGGCGCTACGCCAGGCTCCGCCGGCTGTACCTCCGACTGGAAGACCAGGATTTCAACGAGATCCTGCGTATCATGAACGACCAGCTGGAGCGATGGCGCGAGGGGAAGCGGACCTCGATGGTGGCTCTGCTCGCGGGCGTGGTGACCCGCTCGCCCCGCCTGCTGGCCAAGCTACGTTTTCTCTTGTGA